ATTAGGATACCACTTAGTCACACTAGAATGGATCGAGTTTTGTTAAATAAGCAAGACATAGAACACATACGTATGTTAAGGGAAATGGAACAACCAGGCAAGTAGCGCAATGGCACAATCGTCTCTTCTCGTAAAGTTATAGTTCACCAGCCCAGAACAAATTGTTAGTGTACCAGCTTGGCGTTGTTAGCGTAGGCAGTAGGACAATCCACCCGACCAGCCCGAGCACATAAAATCCAATGAACAGATACTTTTTACGTTGCGGTTGCGATTGCACCTCCTGGACGTCGGGAAATCCCATATGGTTGCAGAAGGCATGCACAACGAACGGTGCGACAAAATGTCCCGACCGCACGAATAGATGTGCCGAGTAGATGCCAAAGATGGTGGTGTAGAAAAATTGGAAGAACGATATTATCAGCACCTCCCGCAGTGGGCGCCCGTTCTGCAGGCGCTCCTTAATATGGTGCAGATGCGCCAGCCCGAACAGAAGCGGTGTGATCAGCATTGCGATTGATGGTCGAAACGTTTGCAACAGCAGGGGCAACATACAGGCACGAAAGGTGAATTCCTCCGACAGTGGCGCCACCAGGTGGTTCCGCAGCCACACCAGATTGCGCACCGCATTCATCCAGTACATCGGCTCGGAGTAGATGCGCCAGATGCCGTTCGATAGCTGTACGCTGAGCGGACCGAGAAACAGAACCATCGTGAGGAGCAGGGGAACGAACGTGGCGGTAAACAGCCCTTCCTTCCGGAAGCCCATTATCTGCCACATCGTGTACCGCTGGAACACATCCTTGCTGGTAAGGGTTAGCACGAAAAATGGAGCTACGAGCATTACCACAAACACGCTAAAAAACCGTCGCTTTATGGTTGAAGGATGATCGCTAAAATGGGACGGATATTAACACAGGCGTTGGTTACCGTTGGTCGGATATGGATGAAGCGTAGACCTCGGGGTTGGGGATGTTGATGTATTGCC
This is a stretch of genomic DNA from Anopheles merus strain MAF chromosome 2R, AmerM5.1, whole genome shotgun sequence. It encodes these proteins:
- the LOC121587791 gene encoding CAAX prenyl protease 2, with the translated sequence MANEITTEQHPEAAGTVTVYLSPLVSVGACFAISVIYVASLYVWNSKHDRDHPSTIKRRFFSVFVVMLVAPFFVLTLTSKDVFQRYTMWQIMGFRKEGLFTATFVPLLLTMVLFLGPLSVQLSNGIWRIYSEPMYWMNAVRNLVWLRNHLVAPLSEEFTFRACMLPLLLQTFRPSIAMLITPLLFGLAHLHHIKERLQNGRPLREVLIISFFQFFYTTIFGIYSAHLFVRSGHFVAPFVVHAFCNHMGFPDVQEVQSQPQRKKYLFIGFYVLGLVGWIVLLPTLTTPSWYTNNLFWAGEL